One part of the Polyangiaceae bacterium genome encodes these proteins:
- a CDS encoding response regulator transcription factor: MIRVFVADDHPLVRHGVVEVLRSTQGIEIVGEADDGLRLLNAPTLAEADVLVLDLSLPRMSGSEVLRRLRVSRPSLAVVILSSHPEDQFADRALADGAAFYVSKEKPPSVLVQAIRDAADGRRASRTPTPPGNRREARQKLSRREHQVLTLVVSGRSVAEIAAELDVQSCTVSNHLAKVRDKLGLQTAADMVKYAYSVGILVSPPDAGEPVRED, encoded by the coding sequence GTGATTCGCGTGTTTGTGGCCGACGACCACCCTCTGGTGCGCCACGGCGTGGTCGAGGTGCTGCGAAGCACGCAGGGAATCGAGATCGTGGGGGAGGCGGATGATGGCCTGCGGCTGTTGAATGCACCGACGCTCGCGGAGGCCGACGTCCTGGTTTTGGACCTTTCGTTGCCCCGCATGAGCGGATCCGAAGTACTGCGCCGCTTGCGTGTCTCGCGCCCAAGCCTGGCGGTCGTGATCCTCTCGAGCCACCCCGAGGATCAGTTTGCGGATCGCGCCTTGGCTGATGGCGCTGCCTTCTACGTCTCCAAGGAGAAGCCGCCGAGCGTGCTCGTGCAGGCTATCCGTGACGCGGCCGACGGCCGCCGCGCCTCACGCACGCCAACGCCGCCGGGTAATAGACGAGAAGCGCGTCAGAAGTTGTCTCGCCGCGAACACCAAGTCCTCACGTTGGTGGTGTCGGGACGTTCCGTCGCGGAGATCGCCGCCGAGCTGGACGTTCAGTCTTGCACGGTGTCGAACCACCTCGCCAAGGTTCGAGACAAGCTTGGCCTGCAGACGGCGGCGGATATGGTGAAGTATGCCTATTCCGTGGGGATATTGGTTTCGCCGCCTGACGCTGGCGAGCCTGTCCGCGAGGATTGA